A single genomic interval of Chitinophaga sp. 180180018-3 harbors:
- a CDS encoding RagB/SusD family nutrient uptake outer membrane protein, with amino-acid sequence MKMRFNIYALPLVMLMIVTGVACTKLKDKPYTTIISTEFNPTKDDIAALVGAGYSQWRFILLDWNGLWRAQEVTADQLVIPKRPWGWFDDGVYQRLHRHTWTTDDDVVNQTWSRTYAGITNCNRIIYQIESGLIPVGDAKPATLAELKVLRASYYAVLCDFYGNVPLVTRFDLPMGYLPKQNTRKEVYDFIVKEITDNIGLLRSANDVSTYGKYNKWAAFTLLAKMYLNAGVYTGTPEWTKCISACDSVINSNAYILEAAQKNVFVTENQNSKEIVLAIPMDEDYTNNWNAFDLHMQTLQQENQATYNLKNTPWGGICAIPQFINTFDQTDARYQRNWIKGQQYTSSGQMLYVAQGDFAGKPLIFVNELPGLEKGESVHGFRLGKFEIKMGASNRLSNDFPVFRYAEVLMMKAESLLRTGKADEAAAIVTQVRQRNFLNDPAKALVTGAQLKAGSVYAYGMKDQVNNQFTNEGGADIEYGRFLDELGWEFDQEGHRRTDMIRFGVFTKKSWLSHAATNNINRTLFPIPRTEIQKNGNLAQNPGY; translated from the coding sequence ATGAAAATGCGCTTTAACATATATGCGTTACCGTTAGTTATGCTGATGATTGTAACGGGCGTGGCCTGTACCAAATTAAAAGATAAACCGTATACTACTATTATCTCCACGGAATTTAATCCTACTAAGGATGATATAGCCGCACTGGTAGGCGCCGGTTATTCCCAGTGGCGGTTTATATTGCTCGACTGGAATGGTTTGTGGCGTGCGCAGGAAGTGACAGCTGATCAGCTGGTGATACCCAAACGTCCATGGGGCTGGTTCGATGATGGGGTGTACCAGCGTTTACACCGCCACACCTGGACTACAGACGACGACGTAGTGAATCAAACCTGGTCAAGAACTTATGCAGGGATTACCAACTGCAACCGTATTATTTACCAGATAGAATCCGGCCTGATACCCGTAGGCGATGCAAAACCCGCTACACTGGCCGAACTCAAAGTACTGAGAGCGTCCTACTATGCCGTGTTATGTGATTTTTATGGGAATGTTCCCCTGGTGACCAGGTTCGATCTGCCGATGGGATATTTACCCAAACAGAACACCCGGAAAGAAGTATATGATTTCATAGTAAAGGAAATCACAGACAATATTGGGTTGCTCCGCAGTGCCAATGATGTGAGTACTTATGGCAAGTATAATAAGTGGGCAGCTTTTACCCTGCTGGCTAAAATGTACCTGAATGCCGGTGTGTATACCGGTACCCCTGAGTGGACTAAATGCATCAGTGCCTGCGACAGTGTTATTAACTCCAATGCCTATATCCTGGAGGCAGCGCAGAAGAATGTTTTTGTGACAGAAAACCAGAACTCCAAAGAAATAGTGTTGGCGATTCCTATGGATGAAGACTATACCAATAACTGGAACGCCTTTGACCTGCACATGCAAACACTGCAACAGGAAAACCAGGCTACCTACAACCTAAAAAATACGCCCTGGGGCGGCATTTGCGCCATTCCACAGTTTATCAACACCTTTGACCAGACTGATGCCCGCTACCAACGCAACTGGATCAAGGGACAGCAGTACACCTCATCAGGACAAATGCTATATGTAGCGCAGGGTGACTTTGCCGGTAAGCCCCTGATATTCGTAAATGAACTACCAGGGCTGGAGAAAGGCGAATCTGTACATGGGTTCAGGTTAGGTAAATTTGAGATAAAAATGGGGGCCTCTAACCGCCTTAGTAACGACTTCCCGGTATTTCGTTATGCAGAGGTGCTGATGATGAAAGCAGAAAGTTTGTTACGCACCGGGAAAGCTGATGAAGCGGCCGCGATAGTGACGCAGGTAAGGCAGCGCAATTTTCTCAACGACCCGGCCAAAGCTTTGGTGACCGGCGCGCAGCTGAAAGCCGGCAGTGTGTATGCTTATGGCATGAAAGACCAGGTAAATAACCAGTTTACGAACGAAGGCGGCGCGGATATTGAATATGGCCGTTTTCTTGATGAACTGGGCTGGGAATTCGACCAGGAAGGACATCGGCGTACAGATATGATCCGGTTTGGAGTATTTACTAAAAAGTCGTGGTTATCGCATGCAGCTACCAACAATATCAACAGGACCCTATTCCCCATTCCCAGGACCGAAATACAAAAGAATGGCAACCTGGCCCAGAATCCAGGATATTAG
- the sprA gene encoding cell surface protein SprA, with the protein MARKTYYGAFVVVTIVSFIIVDTAARDRSGNLKSLKNWSWKSDTAINGQTKIDTTGKKDTLKYPLQDRRGPRITDQGQGNAIDLKDPANINKTVEYDPVTKQYTVTEKIGNQYYRNPTYMSFDEFYKLQAKQSEQDYWQKRASMLGNLNQRANGPALYNGNNLFDRIFGGSKVDIRPQGSLDLTFGYQGQNIKNPVLVEQARKNGGFNFDMGINMNVVGKIGDKLKLITNYNTQAQFDFENQVKLEYTGYADEIIKKIEAGNVSFPLRSTLISGIQSLFGVKTQLQFGRLTVTSVLSNQKSQKQNLMLKGGTQVQDYNLRADEYEDNRHFLLAQYYRDTFNYAMANLPVIRSMTNITRLEVWVTNKTGATTQTRDIVGLMDLGEYKPYNPNIHVLTSSKLPDRGTNDLYANLIRDPASRNTSTVVSRLLGLGLQPVSEFEKTFARKLDSTEYTYNKQLGFISLNQQLQPDEVLAVAYQYTYNGRVYQVGEFSQDVPPDQNNSANSPMLFLKLLKATSARPTLPIWHLMMKNIYATGAFQVNKEDFRMDVYYKDPGAEGRPPSDKRYIPDAKGEFAGAPIITILNLDRLNNQLDPQPDGVFDYVEGYTINSLTGKIMFPVLEPFAGGLKKAFGGDAALEKQYLYNVLYDSIKVVAQQFPQLNRYVIRGSYKSASSSEISLGAGTIPPGSVTVTAGGQMLRENVDYIIDYNLGRLKIINGGILSSGLPINVQFENNALFGQQVRNYFGTRLDYIVNDKLSLGGTIVRMSERPYYQKVNYGEDPIKNTMVGLDVNYASEWKGLNRLLDKLPNYTSTTPSHILFTGEVARLFPGHSKLVNEPGSRSGTAYIDDFEGTKSGYDLKFPATSWALASTPKGATDANGREMFPEAALNNVLDYGKNRAKLAWYIIEPTLQLPRSPNLPQGITTDDQSDPRVRLVYQKEVFKNRSTDFGQSQLSTLDLAYYPTERGPYNFTSDLMGMDRNGRLTRPQTRWGGVMRAIDNSDFETANIEYIEFWIQDPFIKQPNSKGGALYFNLGNVSEDILKDSKKFFENGMPNPSQDPNKIDSSKWGRQPKFQQQITQAFDNDPAIRAYQDVGYDGLRSQDEAAFYKTYMDTLAMNFAGSPVYNQALKDASNDDYKHYRDPSYNGMPILQRYKAYSNPEGNSPVSSPNAQFSSAATNIPESEDLNKDNTMNETEEYFQYRVDLKPNMQVGTNFIVDRIDADVTLPNGQKTTEAWYQFKVPLNQYNAKVGSIPDFKSIRFMRMFLTNFSDSVVVRFGKLELVRNQWRRYMYELRPGDPIPVDNSTTFNSSAVNIEENSSRTPIPYVLPPGVVRQNTISANNTTLQLNEQSLSLQVCNLKDGEIRSVYKNLNMDMRQYKRMQMYIHAEATGSAGALKDGQIQAVIRIGSDFVSNYYEYRIPLKVTDWNGPKTALDIWPERNNLDLVLSQLSALKQKRNMCDSCSPLLPYPANPVADQYGNFMQVVGNPSLGDARTMMIGILNPKDDGIPRCGEVWLDELRLTDFDEKGGYAALARVDVQLSDLGTVSVSGNMHTAGFGNIDQRVNERFRDNFLQYDAAANLDLGKLLPKKAGISIPVYAGYSQATSNPEYDPYDLDIKLKDKMALARNRRERDSIRRDAQDFTSIKSLNFTNVRKLSLNGKRRRLWDLENFDISYSFSQIYRHNPLIQTDLLTKHRAGLGYNFAGQPHYLEPFKKLFKTKTHWLDLIKDFNVNYVPSILSFRADVSRQFGATRVRNVGGDVKYQLPETYNKYFTFDRYYTVKWDLTRSINFEFNAVNNARIDEPYGRLNSSSKKDTVWRNFFRGGRNVNYMHNANFTYNLPTSKFPALNWTNISFGYSTEYRWTGASQLALYLGNAIENSMQKTLTAEFKFVELYNKSKFLRKVNARKQIMPSNNQNSKSNNNQQNQQNQQNQQVASDEISPWVKAMLKPLMMLKRVGFNYNENAGTRLPGYIDSTKILGMNWASMAPGLKFVFGYQPDRKWLDQFAQKGLITPDTLFNIQAQQQYTQRWDLQAQLEPFNDLRIDLNMTKSFTKTHTELFKNLTDPPNYQHLSPYDAGGFEITYIAIKTMFGKINTADGVSQTFRNFEGYRNAISRRLGAANPYNKDPGVPVNDPKDPSYAYGYTRYAQDVLIPAFLAAYTGTTPDKVSLLKQGNDNVKSNPFSNYIPKLNWSVTYNGLTKLEPFRSFLTNFTLRHAYTGKLAMNSYNTSMYFEDPRLSGFPAFRDTVSGNYYPYFLVPNLTITEAFSPLLGVDMTFINSLSARLEFRKSRSLSLSLIDYQLTEVRSSEIIIGAGYRVRGMQLPFSFNKNGGKRLQNDINFKLDLSFRDDKTANNRLDADLSIPTSGQKVIGISPSIDYIVNNRLNLRFFYDRRQTIPVISTSYPITSTSGGLTFRFILSQ; encoded by the coding sequence TTGGCAAGAAAAACATACTATGGTGCTTTTGTTGTCGTGACAATTGTATCCTTTATCATTGTTGATACTGCCGCTAGGGATCGTTCTGGGAATCTGAAGTCATTGAAGAATTGGAGCTGGAAGTCGGATACCGCCATTAATGGTCAAACCAAAATCGATACTACCGGAAAAAAAGATACCTTGAAATACCCCCTTCAGGACAGACGCGGCCCCAGAATAACAGATCAGGGGCAGGGAAACGCTATTGATCTGAAGGACCCGGCAAACATCAACAAAACAGTAGAATACGACCCTGTTACCAAACAATATACCGTCACCGAAAAAATAGGGAATCAATATTACCGTAATCCCACCTATATGAGCTTTGACGAGTTTTATAAACTCCAGGCAAAGCAAAGTGAACAGGATTACTGGCAGAAAAGAGCCAGCATGCTGGGAAATCTTAACCAGCGCGCCAATGGCCCCGCCTTATACAATGGCAATAACCTCTTTGACCGCATTTTCGGAGGCAGCAAGGTAGATATCCGCCCTCAGGGGAGTCTCGACCTCACTTTCGGATACCAGGGCCAGAACATCAAAAACCCCGTGCTTGTAGAACAGGCCCGGAAAAATGGGGGCTTCAACTTCGACATGGGGATCAATATGAACGTGGTAGGCAAGATCGGCGATAAACTCAAACTGATTACCAACTATAACACCCAGGCCCAGTTCGATTTTGAAAACCAGGTGAAACTGGAATATACCGGCTACGCAGATGAGATTATCAAGAAAATCGAAGCTGGTAACGTCAGCTTCCCCCTGCGCAGTACCCTGATATCAGGTATACAGTCGCTCTTTGGGGTTAAAACCCAACTGCAGTTCGGCCGGTTGACCGTTACCAGCGTGCTTTCCAATCAGAAATCACAAAAGCAGAACCTGATGTTGAAAGGAGGTACCCAGGTACAGGACTATAACCTGCGGGCCGACGAATATGAGGATAACCGTCACTTCCTGCTGGCCCAATACTACCGGGATACTTTCAACTACGCCATGGCTAACCTTCCTGTGATAAGGTCCATGACCAATATCACAAGACTGGAAGTATGGGTGACCAATAAAACCGGTGCCACTACACAAACGCGCGATATCGTGGGTTTAATGGATCTCGGGGAGTATAAACCCTACAACCCTAATATCCACGTCCTGACTTCTTCCAAGCTACCAGACAGGGGAACTAACGATCTGTATGCAAACCTGATCAGGGATCCTGCCAGCCGTAATACGAGTACGGTAGTCAGCCGACTGTTGGGCCTTGGTCTGCAGCCGGTTTCGGAGTTTGAAAAAACCTTCGCCCGTAAACTTGATTCTACAGAATATACCTATAACAAGCAACTGGGCTTCATTTCCCTGAATCAGCAGCTGCAGCCGGATGAAGTACTGGCGGTAGCCTACCAGTATACCTACAACGGCCGCGTATACCAGGTGGGTGAATTTTCCCAGGATGTACCACCGGATCAGAACAACAGCGCTAATTCGCCTATGTTGTTCCTGAAACTCCTGAAAGCTACATCTGCCCGTCCTACTTTACCTATCTGGCACCTGATGATGAAAAACATCTATGCTACCGGTGCATTCCAGGTAAATAAAGAGGATTTCCGGATGGATGTTTATTATAAAGATCCGGGTGCTGAAGGACGCCCACCCAGCGATAAACGCTACATACCCGACGCTAAAGGAGAATTTGCCGGCGCGCCGATCATCACCATCCTGAACCTCGATCGACTGAATAACCAGCTGGATCCTCAGCCCGATGGGGTGTTCGACTATGTGGAAGGCTACACCATCAACTCACTGACAGGAAAAATCATGTTCCCCGTACTGGAACCCTTTGCCGGCGGCCTGAAAAAGGCATTCGGCGGGGATGCTGCGTTGGAAAAACAATATCTCTATAATGTCCTGTACGACTCCATCAAGGTGGTGGCACAGCAATTTCCGCAACTGAACCGCTATGTGATCAGAGGGTCCTATAAATCGGCCAGTTCGTCGGAAATCAGTCTTGGCGCAGGTACTATTCCCCCTGGATCTGTAACTGTGACAGCCGGTGGCCAGATGCTCAGGGAAAACGTGGACTATATCATCGACTATAACCTGGGCCGGTTGAAAATCATCAATGGCGGTATCCTCAGCTCTGGTCTGCCCATCAACGTTCAGTTCGAGAACAACGCACTATTTGGGCAACAGGTAAGAAACTACTTTGGAACCCGGCTCGATTATATCGTCAATGATAAATTAAGTCTGGGAGGTACCATCGTACGTATGAGTGAGCGCCCGTATTACCAGAAGGTGAACTACGGCGAAGATCCTATCAAAAATACCATGGTAGGACTTGATGTAAACTACGCTTCCGAATGGAAAGGCCTCAACCGCCTGCTCGATAAATTGCCCAACTATACAAGCACTACTCCTTCACACATCCTGTTTACCGGTGAGGTAGCCCGGTTGTTCCCGGGGCATAGTAAGCTGGTGAACGAACCAGGCAGCCGCTCAGGTACTGCGTATATAGATGATTTTGAAGGTACGAAAAGCGGGTACGATCTTAAATTTCCGGCTACCAGCTGGGCCCTGGCTTCCACCCCCAAAGGCGCCACCGATGCCAATGGACGGGAAATGTTCCCGGAAGCCGCACTGAATAATGTGCTGGATTACGGAAAAAACAGGGCAAAACTGGCCTGGTATATCATCGAACCTACCCTGCAATTACCGAGGTCGCCCAACCTGCCGCAGGGTATCACTACCGATGATCAATCGGATCCCCGCGTACGATTGGTTTATCAGAAAGAAGTATTTAAAAACAGGTCTACCGACTTTGGTCAAAGTCAGTTAAGCACCCTCGATCTGGCCTATTATCCTACCGAAAGAGGCCCGTATAACTTTACCAGTGACCTGATGGGGATGGATCGCAATGGCCGTCTTACCCGCCCGCAAACCAGATGGGGTGGGGTTATGAGGGCGATCGACAACAGCGACTTTGAAACAGCGAATATCGAATACATCGAATTCTGGATACAGGATCCGTTTATAAAACAGCCTAACAGCAAGGGCGGCGCCCTGTATTTCAACCTGGGTAACGTATCTGAAGACATCCTCAAGGACTCAAAGAAATTCTTTGAGAATGGTATGCCTAACCCCAGTCAGGATCCTAACAAGATAGATTCTTCCAAATGGGGCCGTCAGCCTAAATTCCAGCAACAGATCACGCAGGCGTTCGATAACGACCCTGCTATCCGTGCTTATCAGGACGTAGGTTACGATGGTTTGAGATCTCAGGACGAAGCAGCTTTTTATAAAACATACATGGATACGCTGGCGATGAACTTTGCCGGCTCCCCGGTATATAACCAGGCCCTCAAAGATGCATCTAACGATGACTATAAGCATTATCGTGATCCATCGTACAACGGGATGCCTATATTGCAACGTTACAAGGCATATAGCAATCCGGAAGGCAACTCACCGGTATCCAGCCCGAACGCGCAGTTCTCCTCTGCAGCTACCAATATCCCTGAATCGGAAGATCTGAACAAGGATAATACCATGAATGAAACGGAAGAATACTTCCAGTACCGGGTTGATCTCAAACCTAACATGCAGGTGGGTACGAATTTCATTGTAGACAGAATCGATGCAGATGTAACATTACCGAATGGACAGAAAACAACAGAAGCCTGGTACCAGTTTAAGGTACCGTTGAACCAGTATAATGCCAAAGTGGGCAGCATACCAGACTTCAAATCCATCCGGTTCATGCGTATGTTCCTTACCAACTTCAGCGACTCAGTAGTGGTGCGCTTTGGTAAACTGGAACTGGTGCGCAACCAATGGCGCCGTTATATGTACGAACTGCGGCCCGGAGATCCGATCCCGGTCGACAATTCAACCACCTTCAATTCTTCTGCGGTTAATATTGAAGAAAACTCTTCCCGTACACCGATTCCCTATGTACTGCCTCCGGGAGTGGTACGTCAGAATACCATCAGCGCCAACAATACAACTTTGCAGTTGAACGAACAGTCGTTGTCGCTGCAGGTATGTAACCTGAAAGACGGTGAAATCCGTTCAGTATATAAGAACCTGAACATGGATATGCGTCAGTATAAACGGATGCAGATGTATATTCACGCGGAAGCTACCGGTAGCGCAGGTGCACTGAAAGATGGACAGATACAGGCAGTTATCCGTATAGGAAGCGATTTTGTCAGCAACTATTACGAATACCGTATTCCGTTGAAAGTAACAGACTGGAACGGACCTAAAACAGCGCTGGACATCTGGCCTGAAAGAAATAACCTCGACCTGGTATTATCGCAACTGAGTGCCCTGAAGCAGAAACGTAATATGTGTGATTCCTGCTCTCCGCTGCTGCCTTATCCTGCTAATCCGGTAGCGGACCAGTATGGTAACTTTATGCAGGTAGTAGGTAACCCCAGCCTGGGCGATGCCCGCACCATGATGATTGGTATCCTGAATCCGAAAGACGACGGTATACCCCGATGCGGAGAAGTGTGGCTGGATGAACTTCGCCTGACCGACTTCGATGAAAAAGGTGGTTACGCTGCACTGGCCCGGGTGGATGTACAACTCTCTGATCTGGGTACTGTTTCCGTGTCGGGTAATATGCACACAGCCGGGTTCGGTAATATTGATCAGCGCGTGAATGAAAGGTTCAGAGATAATTTCCTGCAATACGATGCGGCTGCCAACCTGGATTTGGGTAAGTTGCTGCCCAAGAAAGCCGGTATCTCCATCCCTGTGTATGCCGGTTATTCTCAGGCAACCAGCAACCCGGAATATGATCCGTACGACCTCGACATTAAGCTGAAAGATAAGATGGCCCTGGCGAGAAACCGAAGGGAAAGGGATTCGATCAGACGGGATGCGCAGGACTTTACCTCTATTAAGAGCCTCAACTTTACCAACGTCCGTAAACTTAGTTTGAATGGAAAACGGCGACGATTATGGGATCTGGAGAACTTTGATATCAGTTATTCCTTCTCGCAGATATATCGCCATAATCCGCTTATTCAAACCGATTTGCTGACAAAGCACAGGGCCGGTTTGGGCTACAATTTCGCGGGGCAGCCACATTACCTGGAACCGTTTAAAAAGCTTTTCAAGACAAAAACTCACTGGCTGGATCTGATAAAAGACTTTAATGTGAACTATGTGCCGTCGATCCTCAGTTTCCGGGCCGATGTATCCAGGCAATTCGGGGCTACCCGTGTGCGTAACGTGGGGGGAGATGTCAAGTATCAACTGCCCGAAACGTATAACAAGTACTTTACGTTCGATCGTTACTACACCGTTAAATGGGATCTGACACGGAGCATTAACTTCGAGTTCAACGCTGTGAATAACGCACGTATCGACGAACCATACGGCCGGTTGAATTCCTCATCCAAAAAAGATACGGTGTGGAGGAATTTCTTCCGCGGAGGACGTAACGTGAACTACATGCACAACGCTAATTTCACGTATAACCTGCCTACAAGCAAGTTCCCTGCACTGAACTGGACGAACATATCGTTTGGTTACAGCACGGAATACCGCTGGACAGGCGCGTCGCAGCTGGCACTTTACCTCGGTAACGCCATCGAAAACTCCATGCAGAAAACACTGACGGCAGAATTTAAATTCGTGGAACTCTATAACAAATCAAAGTTCCTGCGTAAGGTCAATGCCCGTAAACAAATAATGCCGTCGAATAATCAAAATAGCAAGTCAAACAATAATCAACAAAACCAACAAAATCAGCAAAATCAACAAGTCGCTTCCGACGAAATATCGCCCTGGGTGAAAGCGATGCTGAAGCCATTGATGATGCTGAAGCGTGTTGGCTTCAACTATAACGAAAATGCAGGTACGCGTTTGCCAGGCTATATTGATAGTACCAAGATCCTGGGTATGAATTGGGCATCAATGGCCCCTGGATTGAAGTTTGTATTCGGTTATCAGCCCGACAGGAAATGGCTGGATCAGTTTGCACAGAAAGGGCTCATTACGCCCGATACGTTGTTCAACATACAGGCGCAGCAGCAGTATACCCAACGATGGGATCTACAGGCACAACTGGAGCCGTTCAATGATCTGCGGATTGATTTGAACATGACCAAATCGTTCACAAAAACGCATACAGAATTATTCAAGAACCTCACAGATCCACCCAACTATCAACATTTGAGCCCATATGACGCCGGTGGTTTCGAGATCACTTATATCGCCATCAAAACGATGTTCGGTAAGATCAATACTGCTGATGGTGTGTCGCAAACGTTCCGGAATTTCGAGGGTTATCGTAATGCCATCTCGCGCCGATTGGGAGCAGCCAATCCTTATAACAAAGATCCCGGCGTGCCAGTGAACGATCCGAAAGATCCGTCATATGCGTATGGTTATACCCGTTATGCACAGGATGTGCTGATCCCGGCTTTCCTCGCAGCCTATACAGGTACTACACCTGATAAGGTGTCGCTGCTGAAACAGGGAAATGATAATGTGAAGAGTAATCCATTCTCGAATTATATTCCGAAACTTAACTGGAGCGTGACATACAACGGTCTTACCAAGCTGGAACCATTCCGCAGCTTCCTGACCAATTTTACACTCCGGCATGCATATACCGGCAAGCTGGCCATGAATTCTTATAATACTTCCATGTATTTTGAAGATCCAAGGCTCTCCGGTTTCCCTGCCTTCAGAGACACGGTGTCCGGTAATTATTACCCGTATTTCCTCGTGCCTAACCTGACAATCACAGAAGCGTTTTCTCCATTGCTGGGAGTAGATATGACCTTTATCAACAGCCTCAGTGCACGGTTGGAATTCAGAAAGAGCCGGTCGCTCAGTCTGAGCCTGATCGATTATCAGCTGACGGAAGTTCGTTCCAGTGAAATCATCATTGGCGCCGGTTATCGCGTACGTGGTATGCAGCTGCCATTTTCCTTCAACAAAAACGGTGGCAAGCGGCTGCAGAATGATATCAACTTTAAACTGGATCTGAGCTTCCGCGATGATAAAACGGCTAATAATCGTTTGGATGCCGATCTGTCGATTCCAACGAGCGGACAGAAAGTAATTGGTATCTCACCATCGATCGACTATATCGTCAATAACAGGTTGAACCTGCGTTTCTTCTATGATCGCAGACAAACCATTCCTGTTATATCTACGTCGTATCCGATCACGAGCACGAGTGGAGGGTTAACGTTCAGGTTTATCCTTTCTCAATAG